In one Bacteroides intestinalis DSM 17393 genomic region, the following are encoded:
- a CDS encoding helix-turn-helix transcriptional regulator produces the protein METNMIIVKKELLNKLLSKNYLDETDWEELEDSVNLLQNNFTCKLCQNFPMLSRDDIHIILLLYVGMKNIEIAKLLHILPRSFRMRRCRLKKKMKIDCDSLPEFIKRLFKSEI, from the coding sequence ATGGAAACAAATATGATTATAGTGAAAAAGGAACTTTTGAATAAGTTATTATCCAAAAATTATCTAGATGAAACGGATTGGGAGGAATTGGAAGATTCAGTAAACCTATTGCAAAACAACTTTACGTGTAAATTATGTCAAAATTTCCCAATGCTTTCGAGGGATGATATTCATATTATACTTTTGCTATATGTTGGCATGAAGAATATTGAGATTGCAAAATTATTACATATCCTTCCAAGATCTTTCCGTATGAGGCGTTGTCGTTTAAAAAAGAAAATGAAAATAGATTGTGATTCGTTACCGGAGTTTATTAAAAGGTTGTTTAAATCAGAAATATAG
- a CDS encoding 6-bladed beta-propeller, whose translation MMGVKCAAVNKILFCILLFVLFSCKNENHKVDRGEIFIANLDSTCTSEFKYSDLYKKVTAIILDNKEVMLTEISKMLVYKDKLYLLDRRAQGVYAFCKDGSFVCKFGNLGAGPDEYVSCNDFGINADAGEIYIYDMAKHRIHKYDIFSASYKESIIIDKSIDIDYIMCNSGCLYAAQASNRNEEKESIYYLLYQIDVKSGKKIAQWFDAVYYNKGWNDELIHGNIFYNIRENKDLFVLGLMDTIMCIKGDAVFPFLAIESERLVQKEDFLKDEKVPTSNPRVRGKRMMSLLTRLSAQNKIYQISDVFECDSMLYFSCMGRILYFVQYDEKKRIAFTYSRVANDVLFRMIPEYFQLPKFLCADSMGGYYYISNDNLAELKYFIDEDNISEKLINRESIKELNEDSNPVILYYEYKN comes from the coding sequence ATGATGGGTGTTAAATGTGCTGCTGTTAATAAAATACTATTCTGTATTTTGCTGTTTGTCTTATTTTCGTGTAAAAATGAAAATCATAAGGTAGACAGAGGTGAAATATTTATAGCTAATTTGGATAGTACATGTACATCTGAATTTAAGTATTCTGATCTTTATAAGAAAGTAACGGCTATTATTTTAGATAACAAAGAAGTTATGCTGACTGAAATAAGCAAAATGCTTGTTTATAAGGATAAGTTATATTTGCTAGACCGAAGAGCGCAAGGAGTATATGCTTTTTGTAAAGATGGTAGTTTTGTTTGTAAATTCGGAAATTTGGGTGCAGGACCGGATGAATATGTCAGTTGCAATGATTTTGGAATTAATGCTGACGCAGGGGAAATTTATATATATGATATGGCTAAGCATAGGATTCATAAGTATGATATATTTTCAGCTTCTTATAAAGAGAGCATAATCATAGATAAAAGTATTGACATTGATTATATCATGTGTAATAGTGGTTGTTTGTATGCGGCTCAAGCCTCAAACAGAAATGAAGAAAAGGAGTCAATTTATTATTTATTGTATCAGATAGATGTTAAATCGGGGAAGAAAATAGCTCAATGGTTTGATGCGGTATATTATAATAAGGGTTGGAATGATGAACTCATTCATGGAAATATATTTTATAACATTAGAGAAAATAAGGATCTATTTGTCCTAGGTTTGATGGATACCATTATGTGTATAAAGGGCGATGCGGTATTCCCTTTTTTAGCAATAGAAAGTGAACGATTGGTACAGAAAGAAGATTTTCTGAAAGATGAAAAAGTTCCAACTTCCAATCCAAGAGTTCGTGGTAAGCGTATGATGTCTTTACTGACTCGTCTGTCTGCTCAGAACAAAATCTATCAAATATCTGATGTCTTTGAGTGTGACTCTATGCTGTATTTTAGTTGTATGGGACGAATCCTCTATTTTGTGCAATACGATGAGAAAAAACGAATAGCTTTTACTTATTCTCGGGTGGCAAATGATGTTTTATTTCGAATGATTCCTGAATATTTTCAATTGCCGAAATTTTTGTGTGCAGATAGTATGGGAGGATATTATTATATTTCAAATGATAAT
- a CDS encoding O-antigen ligase family protein, with amino-acid sequence MSFKSITISIVSTFVFCGVLCSTFVNYGANDCYFLLFPLVVSIGVTSLLAFILSILKGNNFRFKLPDVLITAGVFYYLMRYDYQLHLADWKVIYAAILLLLWYVVRIIFSSLQVSKNIVSVGIVGIGCMLAGWGLLQLYSFCHSNHLLFCITGPFFNPGPYSGYLAMLLPLCLHSLLSAQGWRRYCWLGALALMLCIVPATMSRSAWLAIGISLLWIWGMHKGWLMACRSYARQFPRKAASFILTVCMLMALIFILLFQLKADSARGRLLIWKNTCTAVMEKPLMGYGPGSFQMVYGKAQAAYFAAGNGTMEEKRVAGYAEYAFNEYLQFCLEGGIVLLLLILSFGISVFKRGIASKQYGFCGALFSLAIFSFFSYPLQILPFGIGAVLFSVVCVSENEKREQKVKGNLLILPFSLLLCGGIGFGIYRMRDLDKLDERWYNADTLFSRQNYIAASKGYEYLYSYLNYNLKFLLSYASSLYSEGRYLEACNVLERAKLISCDSYIWNMQGVYYQAASCYQPAEYCFKQSLFLIPERFYPYYLLAKLYAEPEFLNKEKVRQMAIIVMTKSPKVYSNAISEMRKEMSQLLSIYK; translated from the coding sequence ATGAGTTTTAAGTCAATAACTATATCTATAGTTTCTACCTTTGTTTTTTGCGGGGTGCTTTGCAGTACTTTTGTGAATTATGGGGCGAATGATTGCTACTTCTTGCTTTTTCCTTTGGTGGTAAGTATAGGAGTAACAAGCTTGTTGGCTTTTATATTATCGATTCTAAAAGGAAATAATTTTCGATTCAAACTGCCAGATGTGTTGATAACTGCTGGAGTTTTCTATTATTTAATGCGGTATGACTATCAATTGCATTTAGCGGACTGGAAAGTGATTTATGCTGCTATACTATTACTGTTGTGGTATGTGGTACGAATAATTTTTTCCTCTTTACAGGTATCAAAGAATATAGTATCTGTTGGGATTGTTGGAATCGGTTGTATGTTGGCTGGTTGGGGGTTGCTACAACTTTATAGTTTCTGCCATTCTAATCATCTTCTTTTTTGTATTACGGGACCGTTCTTCAATCCTGGACCTTATTCAGGATATCTGGCAATGTTGCTTCCTCTCTGTCTTCATAGTTTGTTGTCTGCTCAAGGTTGGCGACGTTATTGCTGGTTGGGGGCATTAGCTCTGATGCTTTGTATCGTACCTGCTACTATGAGCCGTTCGGCTTGGTTGGCAATAGGAATTAGCCTATTGTGGATTTGGGGAATGCACAAAGGTTGGTTGATGGCTTGTAGGAGTTATGCTAGGCAATTTCCACGTAAGGCAGCAAGCTTTATTTTGACTGTTTGTATGCTTATGGCTTTAATTTTTATATTGCTTTTTCAATTGAAAGCAGATTCTGCACGAGGACGCCTTTTAATATGGAAGAATACCTGTACTGCGGTGATGGAAAAGCCACTTATGGGGTATGGACCGGGAAGTTTCCAAATGGTTTATGGAAAGGCGCAAGCTGCTTATTTTGCAGCAGGTAATGGTACAATGGAGGAAAAAAGAGTGGCAGGATATGCTGAATATGCATTTAATGAATATTTGCAATTTTGTTTGGAAGGTGGGATCGTTTTATTGTTACTGATTTTATCGTTTGGTATATCTGTTTTTAAACGAGGGATTGCCAGTAAACAGTATGGCTTTTGTGGAGCGCTGTTTTCGCTAGCAATATTTTCTTTTTTTTCTTATCCACTACAAATATTACCTTTTGGTATAGGGGCTGTTCTCTTTTCTGTTGTATGTGTATCAGAGAATGAAAAAAGAGAGCAAAAGGTGAAGGGGAATTTATTGATATTACCTTTTTCGCTATTACTTTGTGGTGGTATTGGATTTGGAATTTATAGAATGCGTGATTTGGATAAACTTGACGAACGATGGTATAATGCCGATACATTATTTAGTAGACAGAATTATATAGCTGCATCTAAAGGTTATGAATATTTGTATTCCTATTTGAATTATAATCTAAAATTTCTATTGAGTTATGCTAGCTCACTCTATTCTGAAGGTAGATATTTAGAGGCATGTAATGTGCTGGAACGTGCTAAATTAATAAGTTGTGATTCTTATATTTGGAATATGCAAGGGGTTTATTATCAAGCGGCTAGTTGTTATCAGCCAGCGGAATATTGTTTTAAACAATCGTTATTCTTAATCCCGGAGCGTTTTTATCCTTATTATTTGTTAGCAAAACTTTATGCTGAGCCTGAGTTCTTGAATAAAGAAAAAGTAAGGCAAATGGCTATTATTGTCATGACTAAGTCTCCTAAGGTTTATTCCAATGCGATTAGTGAGATGAGGAAAGAAATGAGCCAATTGCTGAGTATTTATAAATAG